GCGCGCCGAGGACGAAATCCTGCGCGAGCGCATCACCCATACGCTTGGCCTGTTCTGCGGCCACATGAAGAGCGCCCGCTTCGTCGAGAGTTTCGCGTGGCAGTTGGACGTGCCCTTCGACGCAGTGAAGGCCGTCGAATATCGGATGAAGAATGCCGATCGTCCGGCCAATTGGTATACCGCTCACCTGACCTTGCAGGACGATCGCACCGTCTGGCAGGATTGGTGGCACCTGGTCGACGGCGACTGGGGTGCGGGCTATTTCCAGAATTCGGCGTGCAACTTCTGCGACGACGTCGTCGCCGAAACCGCCGACATCTCGTTCGGCGACGCCTGGGTCGAGCCTTATTCCTCGGACGGACGCGGGACCAACGTCGTCGTCGTGCGGGCGCCGGAACTCCATGCCATCGTCGAAGAGGCGATCGCCGGCGGCCGGCTCGCGCTCGAGACGGTCGATGCCGAGTTCATCGTCGGCACCCAGGCGGCAGGCTTCAGGCAGCGTCGCGAGGGCCTCGCCTGGCGGTTGGCGCATCGCCGCCGCGGCACTCGACCGCGTAAGCGCGTCCCGCCTGCGGCGGCAGGGCTGCCGCCGCGCCGCAAGCTCATCTACTGGATGCGGGCGCGGATCAGCGCCTGGAGCCACCGCATCTTCTTCCTCGCCCGCGAGATCGAGCGTCCGTCGCTCTACATCCGGTGGGGCCGCGCGACGCTCGCGCTCTATCAGGGCCTGACCTATTCGCGCGGACGCATCGGCGCGGCGATCGACCGCATCGAGCGGAAGCTCACGTCGTCAGGGGAGCGCTGAGGCGTCTCGATAAGGCTGCGTTTACCGCTCCTTTGCGATCCGGCAGGCTAACTCACCTCGGGAGGGGCGAAATGGCCAGCTGCTTTCGAATGGTAATAGGCGCGGCGCTGCTTGCAGCAGGGGCAGCCGCATCGGCGCAGGAGCCGGACCTCGGGGTGGTCGAGGAGGTGGATCGGCCGGTGGCGGCGGTACTCGGACCTGAGGGCGAGGCCGCAATTGACGGACTGAACGCATTTTCGCTCGATTTCTACAAGGCTTCGGCGAGAGGTGACGGCAATCTCTTTCTCTCGCCGGCGAGCGTCTCGACAGCCATCGGCCTCGCATATCGGGGGGCTGCGCGCGCAACCGCGGACGAGATCCGCAAGGTCCTCCATTATCCTCTGCCGCCGGCGGCGTTCGCAGCCGTAAACGGCGAAGTGCTGCGGACGATGAAGATCGATGCGCCCGGCCGCACATTGGCCGTCGCGAATCGGCTGTGGATCCAGAACGGGCTGCGGCTCTCGGATCGTTATGTCGCGGATATGGAGAGCCATTATTCCGCCGGCCTCGCGCGGGCCGACTTTGAAGGCGACGCCGAAGCCGCAAGGACGGAGATCAACCGGTGGGTGGAGCAGCAGACTGGTGACCGCATTCGTAAGCTGATCCCGCAAGGGGCGGTTTCCGCGGGCACGAAGGCTGTGTTGGTCAACACCATCTACCTCAAGGCGCAATGGGCCTCACAATTCAGCAAGGCAGAGACCCGAGAAGGGCCCTTCAAGCTGGTCGACGGCGCGATTCGTCAGGTGCCGCTGATGCACCAGCGCGCAGCTTTCCGAATCACCTCGTGCGAAGGTGCGCAGCTTGCCTCGCTCCCGTTCCGCGCCGGGGAGCTCGAGATGCTGGTGCTTCTACCATCGTCACCGGCAGGGCTGGCCCGTGTCGAGAAGCGGCTTGGCTCGGACACATTGGCGGCCTGTCTCGACAAGTTGGGCGAGGCATCTGCGCGCGACACCATTCTGACTCTCCCCAGATTTCGACTGGGATGGAAAGGAGTACTTAATCCCGCGCTCGAAGAGCTCGGGCTCAAAGTGGCGTTATCCAGCGAGGCGGATTTTTCCGCCATGAAAGTGGTCGACGCGAACAGCGCCGAGACCAACGATCATCCAGTGACGCTTGGAACCATCCTTCACCAGACCTTTCTGGACGTCGACGAGCTCGGATCCGAAGCTGCGGCCGCCACCGCCGTGGTCGGCATCGTCGTCACCGGAACGAACCGCAAGCCGCTGCCGCCAGTCGTCTTCCGCGCTGATCATCCGTTCGTGCTGCTGGTGCGCGACACCCGCACTGGCGCGATCCTGTTCATCGGACGCTACGCTGGGCCTCCGCCCGGGTGAACCGGCCTCAGACCCGTCTCTGCCCGTCCGCGAAGACCTGACGCCAGCTCAGGATCGAGACGCTCTTCCGGAGACCGGTCGGCCAGAACGGATCGG
The nucleotide sequence above comes from Sphingosinicella sp. BN140058. Encoded proteins:
- a CDS encoding Coenzyme F420 hydrogenase/dehydrogenase, beta subunit C-terminal domain: MRSPETPALSPRDIVGSGLCIGCGGCAAGAKPAGATMEWDRYGQLKPTGPESWYRQRTPEFARLCPFSPAARDEDSIAIALYPEARVVDSRIGRFEEAYVGAVSEQDFRTAGSSGGMVTWIAAELLRRGLVDGVAHVAPAADRAAEGRFFGYRISRSQADVRAGAKSRYYPIELSAVLDEIRAVPGRYAVVGVPCFIKSVNLQRAEDEILRERITHTLGLFCGHMKSARFVESFAWQLDVPFDAVKAVEYRMKNADRPANWYTAHLTLQDDRTVWQDWWHLVDGDWGAGYFQNSACNFCDDVVAETADISFGDAWVEPYSSDGRGTNVVVVRAPELHAIVEEAIAGGRLALETVDAEFIVGTQAAGFRQRREGLAWRLAHRRRGTRPRKRVPPAAAGLPPRRKLIYWMRARISAWSHRIFFLAREIERPSLYIRWGRATLALYQGLTYSRGRIGAAIDRIERKLTSSGER
- a CDS encoding serpin family protein; amino-acid sequence: MVIGAALLAAGAAASAQEPDLGVVEEVDRPVAAVLGPEGEAAIDGLNAFSLDFYKASARGDGNLFLSPASVSTAIGLAYRGAARATADEIRKVLHYPLPPAAFAAVNGEVLRTMKIDAPGRTLAVANRLWIQNGLRLSDRYVADMESHYSAGLARADFEGDAEAARTEINRWVEQQTGDRIRKLIPQGAVSAGTKAVLVNTIYLKAQWASQFSKAETREGPFKLVDGAIRQVPLMHQRAAFRITSCEGAQLASLPFRAGELEMLVLLPSSPAGLARVEKRLGSDTLAACLDKLGEASARDTILTLPRFRLGWKGVLNPALEELGLKVALSSEADFSAMKVVDANSAETNDHPVTLGTILHQTFLDVDELGSEAAAATAVVGIVVTGTNRKPLPPVVFRADHPFVLLVRDTRTGAILFIGRYAGPPPG